Proteins encoded by one window of Ictidomys tridecemlineatus isolate mIctTri1 chromosome 7, mIctTri1.hap1, whole genome shotgun sequence:
- the Znf707 gene encoding zinc finger protein 707 isoform X4 — MLDNFRSLVALEGLCGPRPDLVSHLEQWGEPWVEDWERAEFREAQRDSHPGSRKPVDHKRLCDQLAWVHAKTHLRRRVQRGASWGKSFLPAVGEVQLPRTAPGRKAGKPTTLHGQACGKSCRQWPGLGEQHKSRTEEPAFICGTCGKALSCHSRLAAHQTVHTGTRSFECFQCGQTFRWCSNLLRHQRNHTSEKPFSCELCGQAFSLKDRLVQHRKVHTEHRPYVCGDCGKAFKQKSNLLRHQLVHTGERPFFCTNCGKAFRTKENLSHHQRIHSGEKPYTCAECGKAFRWPKGFSIHQKLHLAKRSYECERCGKGFRHLGFFTRHQRTHRGGQV; from the exons ATGCTGGACAACTTCAGGAGCTTGGTTGCTTTGG aAGGACTTTGCGGCCCCAGACCAGATCTTGTCTCTCACCTGGAGCAGTGGGGTGAGCCATGGGTTGAAGACTGGGAGAGAGCTGAGTTTCGGGAAGCACAGCGGGATTCCCACCCAG GGTCAAGGAAGCCTGTTGACCACAAAAGACTCTGTGATCAGCTGGCCTGGGTTCACGCGAAGACCCACCTGCGGAGAAGAGTCCAGAGAGGGGCTAGCTGGGGGAAGAGCTTCCTCCCAGCTGTGGGTGAGGTGCAGCTTCCCAGGACTGCTCCAGGGAGGAAGGCAGGTAAGCCCACGACTCTCCACGGCCAGGCGTGTGGAAAGTCCTGCAGGCAGTGGCCAGGTCTTGGGGAGCAGCACAAGAGCCGCACGGAGGAACCTGCATTCATCTGTGGCACGTGCGGGAAGGCGCTGAGCTGCCACAGCCGGCTGGCTGCTCACCAGACGGTGCACACAGGAACCAGGTCCTTTGAGTGCTTCCAGTGCGGCCAGACCTTCCGCTGGTGTTCCAACCTCCTGCGCCACCAGAGGAACCACACGAGTGAGAAGCCCTTCAGCTGTGAGCTGTGTGGACAGGCCTTTAGCTTGAAGGACCGTCTGGTGCAGCATCGCAAAGTCCACACAGAGCACCGGCCCTACGTGTGTGGTGACTGCGGGAAGGCCTTCAAGCAGAAGTCCAACCTCCTCCGGCACCAGCTTGTGCACACTGGGGAGAGGCCTTTCTTCTGCACCAACTGCGGCAAGGCTTTCCGGACCAAGGAGAACCTTAGTCACCACCAGCGCATTCACAGCGGGGAGAAGCCCTACACCTGTGCCGAGTGTGGGAAGGCCTTCCGGTGGCCCAAGGGCTTCAGCATCCACCAGAAGCTGCACCTGGCCAAGAGGTCCTATGAGTGTGAGCGCTGTGGGAAGGGCTTCCGCCACCTGGGCTTCTTCACTCGGCATCAGAGGACTCACCGGGGAGGCCAGGTATAG
- the Znf707 gene encoding zinc finger protein 707 isoform X2, whose translation MPVFPQSVTTAVPVDVRQEQLVLEPCTCQVPVTFEDVAVYFSREEWECLGPSQRALYQDVMLDNFRSLVALGLCGPRPDLVSHLEQWGEPWVEDWERAEFREAQRDSHPGSRKPVDHKRLCDQLAWVHAKTHLRRRVQRGASWGKSFLPAVGEVQLPRTAPGRKAGKPTTLHGQACGKSCRQWPGLGEQHKSRTEEPAFICGTCGKALSCHSRLAAHQTVHTGTRSFECFQCGQTFRWCSNLLRHQRNHTSEKPFSCELCGQAFSLKDRLVQHRKVHTEHRPYVCGDCGKAFKQKSNLLRHQLVHTGERPFFCTNCGKAFRTKENLSHHQRIHSGEKPYTCAECGKAFRWPKGFSIHQKLHLAKRSYECERCGKGFRHLGFFTRHQRTHRGGQV comes from the exons ATGCCTGTGTTTCCTCAGAGCGTGACCACTGCAGTTCCCGTGGATGTGCGCCAG GAGCAGCTAGTCCTGGAGCCGTGCACATGTCAGGTGCCggtgacctttgaggatgtggcaGTGTACTTCTCAAGGGAAGAGTGGGAGTGTCTTGGCCCCAGCCAGAGGGCCCTCTACCAGGATGTGATGCTGGACAACTTCAGGAGCTTGGTTGCTTTGG GACTTTGCGGCCCCAGACCAGATCTTGTCTCTCACCTGGAGCAGTGGGGTGAGCCATGGGTTGAAGACTGGGAGAGAGCTGAGTTTCGGGAAGCACAGCGGGATTCCCACCCAG GGTCAAGGAAGCCTGTTGACCACAAAAGACTCTGTGATCAGCTGGCCTGGGTTCACGCGAAGACCCACCTGCGGAGAAGAGTCCAGAGAGGGGCTAGCTGGGGGAAGAGCTTCCTCCCAGCTGTGGGTGAGGTGCAGCTTCCCAGGACTGCTCCAGGGAGGAAGGCAGGTAAGCCCACGACTCTCCACGGCCAGGCGTGTGGAAAGTCCTGCAGGCAGTGGCCAGGTCTTGGGGAGCAGCACAAGAGCCGCACGGAGGAACCTGCATTCATCTGTGGCACGTGCGGGAAGGCGCTGAGCTGCCACAGCCGGCTGGCTGCTCACCAGACGGTGCACACAGGAACCAGGTCCTTTGAGTGCTTCCAGTGCGGCCAGACCTTCCGCTGGTGTTCCAACCTCCTGCGCCACCAGAGGAACCACACGAGTGAGAAGCCCTTCAGCTGTGAGCTGTGTGGACAGGCCTTTAGCTTGAAGGACCGTCTGGTGCAGCATCGCAAAGTCCACACAGAGCACCGGCCCTACGTGTGTGGTGACTGCGGGAAGGCCTTCAAGCAGAAGTCCAACCTCCTCCGGCACCAGCTTGTGCACACTGGGGAGAGGCCTTTCTTCTGCACCAACTGCGGCAAGGCTTTCCGGACCAAGGAGAACCTTAGTCACCACCAGCGCATTCACAGCGGGGAGAAGCCCTACACCTGTGCCGAGTGTGGGAAGGCCTTCCGGTGGCCCAAGGGCTTCAGCATCCACCAGAAGCTGCACCTGGCCAAGAGGTCCTATGAGTGTGAGCGCTGTGGGAAGGGCTTCCGCCACCTGGGCTTCTTCACTCGGCATCAGAGGACTCACCGGGGAGGCCAGGTATAG
- the Znf707 gene encoding zinc finger protein 707 isoform X1, producing MPVFPQSVTTAVPVDVRQEQLVLEPCTCQVPVTFEDVAVYFSREEWECLGPSQRALYQDVMLDNFRSLVALEGLCGPRPDLVSHLEQWGEPWVEDWERAEFREAQRDSHPGSRKPVDHKRLCDQLAWVHAKTHLRRRVQRGASWGKSFLPAVGEVQLPRTAPGRKAGKPTTLHGQACGKSCRQWPGLGEQHKSRTEEPAFICGTCGKALSCHSRLAAHQTVHTGTRSFECFQCGQTFRWCSNLLRHQRNHTSEKPFSCELCGQAFSLKDRLVQHRKVHTEHRPYVCGDCGKAFKQKSNLLRHQLVHTGERPFFCTNCGKAFRTKENLSHHQRIHSGEKPYTCAECGKAFRWPKGFSIHQKLHLAKRSYECERCGKGFRHLGFFTRHQRTHRGGQV from the exons ATGCCTGTGTTTCCTCAGAGCGTGACCACTGCAGTTCCCGTGGATGTGCGCCAG GAGCAGCTAGTCCTGGAGCCGTGCACATGTCAGGTGCCggtgacctttgaggatgtggcaGTGTACTTCTCAAGGGAAGAGTGGGAGTGTCTTGGCCCCAGCCAGAGGGCCCTCTACCAGGATGTGATGCTGGACAACTTCAGGAGCTTGGTTGCTTTGG aAGGACTTTGCGGCCCCAGACCAGATCTTGTCTCTCACCTGGAGCAGTGGGGTGAGCCATGGGTTGAAGACTGGGAGAGAGCTGAGTTTCGGGAAGCACAGCGGGATTCCCACCCAG GGTCAAGGAAGCCTGTTGACCACAAAAGACTCTGTGATCAGCTGGCCTGGGTTCACGCGAAGACCCACCTGCGGAGAAGAGTCCAGAGAGGGGCTAGCTGGGGGAAGAGCTTCCTCCCAGCTGTGGGTGAGGTGCAGCTTCCCAGGACTGCTCCAGGGAGGAAGGCAGGTAAGCCCACGACTCTCCACGGCCAGGCGTGTGGAAAGTCCTGCAGGCAGTGGCCAGGTCTTGGGGAGCAGCACAAGAGCCGCACGGAGGAACCTGCATTCATCTGTGGCACGTGCGGGAAGGCGCTGAGCTGCCACAGCCGGCTGGCTGCTCACCAGACGGTGCACACAGGAACCAGGTCCTTTGAGTGCTTCCAGTGCGGCCAGACCTTCCGCTGGTGTTCCAACCTCCTGCGCCACCAGAGGAACCACACGAGTGAGAAGCCCTTCAGCTGTGAGCTGTGTGGACAGGCCTTTAGCTTGAAGGACCGTCTGGTGCAGCATCGCAAAGTCCACACAGAGCACCGGCCCTACGTGTGTGGTGACTGCGGGAAGGCCTTCAAGCAGAAGTCCAACCTCCTCCGGCACCAGCTTGTGCACACTGGGGAGAGGCCTTTCTTCTGCACCAACTGCGGCAAGGCTTTCCGGACCAAGGAGAACCTTAGTCACCACCAGCGCATTCACAGCGGGGAGAAGCCCTACACCTGTGCCGAGTGTGGGAAGGCCTTCCGGTGGCCCAAGGGCTTCAGCATCCACCAGAAGCTGCACCTGGCCAAGAGGTCCTATGAGTGTGAGCGCTGTGGGAAGGGCTTCCGCCACCTGGGCTTCTTCACTCGGCATCAGAGGACTCACCGGGGAGGCCAGGTATAG
- the Znf707 gene encoding zinc finger protein 707 isoform X3 → MGLGAVSLTLFQEQLVLEPCTCQVPVTFEDVAVYFSREEWECLGPSQRALYQDVMLDNFRSLVALEGLCGPRPDLVSHLEQWGEPWVEDWERAEFREAQRDSHPGSRKPVDHKRLCDQLAWVHAKTHLRRRVQRGASWGKSFLPAVGEVQLPRTAPGRKAGKPTTLHGQACGKSCRQWPGLGEQHKSRTEEPAFICGTCGKALSCHSRLAAHQTVHTGTRSFECFQCGQTFRWCSNLLRHQRNHTSEKPFSCELCGQAFSLKDRLVQHRKVHTEHRPYVCGDCGKAFKQKSNLLRHQLVHTGERPFFCTNCGKAFRTKENLSHHQRIHSGEKPYTCAECGKAFRWPKGFSIHQKLHLAKRSYECERCGKGFRHLGFFTRHQRTHRGGQV, encoded by the exons ATGGGACTTGGTGCTGTGTCTCTCACTCTTTTTCAGGAGCAGCTAGTCCTGGAGCCGTGCACATGTCAGGTGCCggtgacctttgaggatgtggcaGTGTACTTCTCAAGGGAAGAGTGGGAGTGTCTTGGCCCCAGCCAGAGGGCCCTCTACCAGGATGTGATGCTGGACAACTTCAGGAGCTTGGTTGCTTTGG aAGGACTTTGCGGCCCCAGACCAGATCTTGTCTCTCACCTGGAGCAGTGGGGTGAGCCATGGGTTGAAGACTGGGAGAGAGCTGAGTTTCGGGAAGCACAGCGGGATTCCCACCCAG GGTCAAGGAAGCCTGTTGACCACAAAAGACTCTGTGATCAGCTGGCCTGGGTTCACGCGAAGACCCACCTGCGGAGAAGAGTCCAGAGAGGGGCTAGCTGGGGGAAGAGCTTCCTCCCAGCTGTGGGTGAGGTGCAGCTTCCCAGGACTGCTCCAGGGAGGAAGGCAGGTAAGCCCACGACTCTCCACGGCCAGGCGTGTGGAAAGTCCTGCAGGCAGTGGCCAGGTCTTGGGGAGCAGCACAAGAGCCGCACGGAGGAACCTGCATTCATCTGTGGCACGTGCGGGAAGGCGCTGAGCTGCCACAGCCGGCTGGCTGCTCACCAGACGGTGCACACAGGAACCAGGTCCTTTGAGTGCTTCCAGTGCGGCCAGACCTTCCGCTGGTGTTCCAACCTCCTGCGCCACCAGAGGAACCACACGAGTGAGAAGCCCTTCAGCTGTGAGCTGTGTGGACAGGCCTTTAGCTTGAAGGACCGTCTGGTGCAGCATCGCAAAGTCCACACAGAGCACCGGCCCTACGTGTGTGGTGACTGCGGGAAGGCCTTCAAGCAGAAGTCCAACCTCCTCCGGCACCAGCTTGTGCACACTGGGGAGAGGCCTTTCTTCTGCACCAACTGCGGCAAGGCTTTCCGGACCAAGGAGAACCTTAGTCACCACCAGCGCATTCACAGCGGGGAGAAGCCCTACACCTGTGCCGAGTGTGGGAAGGCCTTCCGGTGGCCCAAGGGCTTCAGCATCCACCAGAAGCTGCACCTGGCCAAGAGGTCCTATGAGTGTGAGCGCTGTGGGAAGGGCTTCCGCCACCTGGGCTTCTTCACTCGGCATCAGAGGACTCACCGGGGAGGCCAGGTATAG